The genomic segment cagACGCTGGGATGAAcatgtgaatctcttcccacacacggagcaggtgaacggcctccccCAGTGTGATTGTCTTGGTGTCTCAGTAAATCCTTTTtagctttaaaactcttctcacagtcagcacatttaaaaggtctctgatcagaatGAACAACTTGGTGTCTCAGGAGGTGccatgaccgagtgaatcccttcccacacacggagcaggtgaatggcctctccccagtgtgaatgcgttggtgtctcagtaaatcctttttagttttaaaactcttctcacagtcagcacatttaaaaggtctctgatcagaatgaacaagttggtgttccTGGAGgattgatgactgagtgaatcccttgccacacacggagcaggtgaatggcttccctCCAGTGTGATGGCACTGATGTATCAGTAAatcatttctgcttttaaagctttttgcacagtcagcacatttaaacggtccaTGGTCAGAGTGAACCTGACGGTGAGACCAGAGGTTTGACGAATCattaaatctcttcccacattccaaacaggtaaatggcctctccccagtgtgagtgcgttgatgtaacagtaaactatttgtgcttttaaagctcttctcacagtcagcacatttaaaaggtctctgatcagtatgaacaagttggtgcgtCAGgcggtgggatgaccgagtgaatcccttcccacacaccgagcaggtgaatggcctctctcctgtGTGATGCGTTGATGTAACAGTAAACTATttgtgcttttaaagctcttctcacagtcagcacatttaaaaggtctctgatcagtatgaagaaattggtgtgtcagaaggtgtgatgaccgagtgaatcccttcccacacacaaagcaggtgaatggtctttccccagtgtgaatacgtcgatgagtttccaattcagacGGGGAATTACATCCTAtctcacagtccccacatttccacggtttctccatagcTATCGACAAGTTATCAGGTGTAGATGGGATACAGATTTGACGTCACTGTCAGGTCAgcgtgatgttattaaatggtggaataggctcacggggctgaatgtcctatagctgcttcttgattcctttggtgcgaatgtccttatgtctctccaacttggatcatcagctgaagcctgagtacggtgtctccctgatgtaaatgctgcaatttcTTTTCATGCTTTGTGATTGGTTAAAGCACAGTTCCCGCTAACTGTGGAAAATTACATagatgtctgtgtctcggtgcttttccaatcatAGTAATTTTTGAAATCTTTTCCGCAAAGACAAAACAGACAAATatttctccttccacgttgaaaggccggtcctgatgaatcaagtgactctggcagatctcgacatgatgtttgcatctgcaaatattctgtaaaaaGAGATACATTGAATTACTGTGAATATataaacaggccattctgtcacagattctgctgtTGTCCGTAGTCGGCTCACATCTCCAACTGTCCCCCGATCTTATCTCAGCCTTTCAGCTGATTTtcgattccattttctctcatgcGTTTGCcccgtttccttttgaaaacatctcagcactttcttCAGCTCATTTCCATGTAATGAATAACACATTCTAAATCTGTGATGAATACATTTGTCAGTATTGCCCCCTTTGATTTATTCgtaactatcttgtatttatgactCAATGTTTATTCCTTGTTTGCGATAGAAAAAATGCCCACTCCATTTATTCCTTCCTGAGAGCTG from the Scyliorhinus canicula unplaced genomic scaffold, sScyCan1.1, whole genome shotgun sequence genome contains:
- the LOC119961635 gene encoding gastrula zinc finger protein XlCGF7.1-like, translated to MEKPWKCGDCEIGCNSPSELETHRRIHTGERPFTCFVCGKGFTRSSHLLTHQFLHTDQRPFKCADCEKSFKSTNSLLLHQRTHTGERPFTCLECGKRFNDSSNLWSHRQVHSDHGPFKCADCAKSFKSRNDLLIHQCHHTGGKPFTCSVCGKGFTQSSILQEHQLVHSDQRPFKCADCEKSFKTKKDLLRHQRIHTGERPFTCSVCGKGFTRSWHLLRHQVVHSDQRPFKCADCEKSFKAKKDLLRHQDNHTGGGRSPAPCVGRDSHVHPSVCNTSEFTLGRGRTLAPCVTRNLLSHPTQ